From the Gadus chalcogrammus isolate NIFS_2021 chromosome 15, NIFS_Gcha_1.0, whole genome shotgun sequence genome, one window contains:
- the lrrc73 gene encoding leucine-rich repeat-containing protein 73 has product MLPGSIQITGEALSGAEVRDICDGLRENGVRLLSVRGCQLSDRDFGRVCRGVADSRSLAQLNLNLGVVSGLVRTRQLADALEANRSLQTLFLHGSPLLDAGLVTLNAALTSHPSLVSLDLGDCLLGDQALGLVCGMLPPDGAKSGLRELTLSANPGISTKGWARLAVAVAHSSQLRVLNLDYNPLGDQIAGMLAVAVASSRTLEVLDLEGTGLSNHAAQVFLDMVQSYPTSLRVLVLAENDIAPELQQQISDLLSEGEEEEDPGAPPTHPSPAYSSDMLPPREKQHHPHHQQHAGPWIPYSNPAPHVVMLTSGLDDSLLSETEM; this is encoded by the exons ATGCTGCCGGGGTCCATCCAGATCACCGGGGAGGCGCTGTCCGGGGCCGAGGTGCGGGACATCTGTGACGGCCTGCGGGAGAACGGCGTCCGCCTGCTGTCTGTGCGCGGCTGTCAGCTCAGTGACCGGGACTTCGGCCGCGTGTGCCGCGGCGTGGCGGACTCGCGCTCCCTCGCGCAGCTGAACCTGAACCTGGGCGTGGTCTCGGGCCTCGTTCGGACCCGGCAGCTGGCGGACGCGCTCGAGGCGAACCGCTCTCTGCAGACCCTGTT cctccacgGGAGCCCCCTCCTGGATGCGGGCCTGGTGACGCTGAACGCGGCGCTGACCAGCCACCCGTCGCTGGTCAGCCTGGACCTGGGGGACTGCCTGCTGGGGGACCAGGCCCTGGGGCTCGTCTGCGGCATGCTGCCCCCCGACGGGGCCAAGTCAG GCCTGAGGGAGCTGACGCTGAGCGCCAACCCAGGGATCAGCACCAAGGGCTGGGCCcgcctggccgtggccgtggcccacAGCTCCCAGCTCCGCGTGCTCAACCTGGACTACAATCCcctgg GAGACCAGATCGCCGGGATGCTGGCGGTTGCCGTGGCGTCCAGCAGAACCCTGGAGGTGCTGGACCTGGAGGGAACCGGGCTGTCCAACCACGCGGCCCAG GTTTTCCTGGACATGGTGCAGAGCTACCCCACCAGCCtgcgggtcctggtcctggcggAGAACGACATCGCCCcggagctccagcagcagaTCTCCGACCTGCTgtcggagggggaggaggaggaggaccccggggccccgcccacccacccCAGCCCCGCCTACTCCAGCGACATGCTGCCCCCCAGGGAGAAGCAGCACCACccgcaccaccagcagcacgcgGGCCCCTGGATCCCCTACAGCA